The DNA segment TAGTCTCAGGGCGTGATTGTCGGGTGATCCTTCCTCTGGAAAGAGGGGGGATTCTGTGATCGACCTGAAGGCAACGAATGATAGAAAAACCGGCTTGAAAATGAATTTTCAAGCCGGTTTTTCTATGCTCATTGACGTCACTATAAGAGCGCGTGTTTTATCTTACCTCAAGCAGGGCGCTATAAAAGAATTCGCCCAACGGGGATTCCGGCGGGGTGGTCCATTCTCTTTTCAAGGTTGCTTCCGGGTATTTTTTCAAGAAACGGGCAGTCAGCCGTTCATTTTCATCCGGGTTGAGCGTGCAGGTGATGAGAGCGATTCTGCCACCTCGTTTGACGCGCTGGGCTGCATTATCCAGAATCTCGGCCTGGAGTTTGATCAGGTCGTCGAGGTCCTTTGTCTTGCGTTTCCATTTGGTGTCGGGTCTGCGCGACAAAACACCGAGGCCCGAGCAGGGCAGGTCGAGCAGAATGGTTCCCGGTTCATGCGGGGGAACAGCCGTGGCTGCATTGGCTTCAAAAACCGTCACTCCGGGGAGTTCCTTCTGAAGAGCCGAGAGTCTCCCGGTATGAGGGTCCGAGGCAAAGACCTTGAGTCCTTTTTCCAATAAAATACGGGTTTTCCCACCCCGTCCTGCACATGCATCCCAGACCGGGCCGGACCATGTCTCCGGGTCCAGAGCTTCGATCGCCTGTCGCGCGGCAAAGGATTGGCGGGCCAGAGGCGGGTCGGGTTCCTCCTCAAACGATGTTCCGGCCGGGAGGGCGAAGCTGAAACCTTCTATATCGAGAATTTCCGGTGCCCCAGCGAGGTCTGTAAAAATTTCGTCAGCGTCAGGATGGCCGAAGAGGTTGATTCCCATGGCAGGAGGTCCGGTTTGGG comes from the Pseudodesulfovibrio piezophilus C1TLV30 genome and includes:
- a CDS encoding transcription antitermination factor NusB, producing the protein MKARSPKPLPPARRVALEALYRCLFSRQDIQAALDVALSSGTIDPRDAGLATQLSYGYLRLKGRIEYVLSRFLKDPGKLSPKMRLAMGVAVYEILFLDKVPAYASVDWAVEFSKTKPGARLSGLFNAVLRRISELGDQAHDKDFYRKDASLPEFLTRWYSCPQWIVDLWWVTYGEDKAIKYLEAQTGPPAMGINLFGHPDADEIFTDLAGAPEILDIEGFSFALPAGTSFEEEPDPPLARQSFAARQAIEALDPETWSGPVWDACAGRGGKTRILLEKGLKVFASDPHTGRLSALQKELPGVTVFEANAATAVPPHEPGTILLDLPCSGLGVLSRRPDTKWKRKTKDLDDLIKLQAEILDNAAQRVKRGGRIALITCTLNPDENERLTARFLKKYPEATLKREWTTPPESPLGEFFYSALLEVR